The genomic stretch ACTAGAATATCGGTATGGATATATAGCTGAATGGGCAGCGGGGAATGTATCGCGATTAAGGATACCAAACATTATACCCGCCATGGATAGTGACGCGGGAGTGGATTGTTCTTCATTAAATTCATACATCCACCAATCGTTAAAACAATTATTCAGATTTATGGGGTGCCACAATTATGAATTATCTACATCCCCTCGGATTCCTGGGGTGTTGTTTATGAGATCGACGTAAAACCAGGGCTTTGGAACTCAGATTCAGGCGCGGCATTGGTTTAGAACGGTTGATTCAACCATACACGAAGAGTTGAAGAAATAGCGGAACATGAATTAGTAAGGTACTTAATACAATACTATAACACAGAAAGTTGTCACTTCTCAGTGTATACTCCGTTCCTTCACATTACATCTAACAGTTCTCGGTTTCCATTCTTCAACACCAAACTAAAGCTATTCTACCATAACAAACCTACAAATTTGTCTTCCAGTCCCAACTATCACGGAGAAGCAGGGTTGGTGGTATCTGAGGTAGAGATATGTGAGACGTCATCGTCTTTTGATATGGAAACATAATTGACAGGAGCCGATGGCCTTGGTTCTGATTTTCGACCCTCTTTCATAGACCGGCTCCCGTTTTGGGTGTTTAGAGACAGACGTCGACTTGGAGGAGTCCCATTGGTGCCTCCATTTGAACGGGGTCCGACTTTCTTTGCAGCACTGCCGGGTCTTGCTGGGCTTGGTCTTGAACCGAAAACACTTTCCTGATCACCACCACCCATCTGGTCTTGGTACTTCTTATGGTCCTGCAGGTTCCAAAAAGGTGACATTATTATAGCAAGCATTGAGGCGACGGTGCAACGACGACGAAGATATAGTCGCAGTTTAGAACAGTCGGTTAGCCCACAAACAGGCATACGACAGTGTCAAACTCTAACTGCATCCAAATGTAGGCATTTAGGAAACCAGGAAGTAGACCAGGCAAATTGAACCGATCTCCCGATGCAAATAACTGCACTCATAACCCAAATGGTATGTAGTAATCATGTTTTATCTAATAGGTAAACCTTGTCACTTCGAATAAGTCAGAAGGATATACGGTAGGCTTAGCTTGTTCAACTTACCCTCATTCTATGCTTCTCTTCCTCCCTTTCATTCCTGAGCATGGCATATTCATCCAACATAGCAAGCAAGGGAACTCCGTCATAAGTGAATGTTACGCCTCGTTCCTCCTCCCATGCACGAGTTTTGGCAACTAAAGTCTCAACCATAGCTGCATGGAGACAAATGACAGTTATTCAGTTAACTGCATGAACTATAAAACCGGATTTAGGCGCAACCACTTGCAGATCAGCAAATTTACTCTTATATGGATAAAGACAAATGGGACTTATCGACCCAAATAGAAGGAGTTGAATAAGTTCATCAAATATCATCCAAACCTGGGATTTTGTTCACCATTATTCTGGCCTTCTCTGCCCTCTTAAGATTTAGATGCGCTCCCCTGCTAGCATTGTATCGGTTGTCATCCTGTATGAGGAAAAAGTCAGAAAATTAACACAAATGAGTATAATTTAATGTTGGCTGAAATCATTCACTACTCAAAACTCCTTTGAACACAAGAAATAATTTATTAGGTAGCCAAAGCAAATGCACAACTAGTCAGTGTTATAACAGCCAGTGCACGAATATGTAGGGACGTAGGGTGAAGATTGCTACTTGTGAGACACCATCTCTATGGTGCTAGATAGGAGCAGGGAGTGAAAAATATACAGATAAACTAACAAGTTTCACAAGTTGGCTTGCACACGATATCGTCAAAAATTGAAGAAAAGGTAGCTGAAGTTTTGAGTTTTGTGCCAACCCAAGAGAGAAAAGTTGAGATAAATATTGAGTTTTTTCCGTGGCACACAAATACCACAGAAGTAGCGACCATACCCGCATATAGTCTTCAAGCCAACTCTCTTCTTCACAAGCTGACATCCACTTCTCAACCCTGTCAAGTATATTTTTTCGGCTTAGAGCCTCTTCCTTTGCCTTCAAGATCCGGCTATCCATATCAGCAATCAAATCTGAAGGTTCTACATTTCCGGAATCAATGATTTCCAATATCTTTTCCCGTTCTGCCTCTGTATCGATCTCTATATGTGCGTGAGCATATATCTCCTCAAGTTCACCCTGTTTTTTAAAGGCAATCTCCTTCATCTTACTAAACTTGAGGTGATCAAGCCTCTCAACTTCCACCTCAGCCTTAGCATCAAAGGTTCAAGAATGATAAGTCAGCATCACGTATCATTTAGTTCATGAAATCAAAAAAGGTGGAGTGAACGGTAGGTACCTGCTCAATCAAGTCCAAAGCAAGAGCCCCAGGAACCGTCACCTCATCCACGGAGGCTGATATGTTACATGTAACATGATCAAACAGTTGTCGCTCATCTTCGGGAGCATCCATCAGATTCCAAAGATCAATCAGCTGTCCAGCTAACTCTTGCAGCTGTAACACAACAAAAAACCATTAtacttaaaaataaataactGTACATCAAACAAAGATACATCACAACTTGCACCTTCTTTAATTTatcattcaatgttttaaaaaaatcaaatacactTTTATCTAAACTCCTGAGATCACTCGAGTCGTGAGTATTTTATCAAAAAGACCaaatcgtaaaaaaaaaaattggcgtAGATATTATTAGAGTCTATGGAGTAAATGGGTATACAGTTACATGGATTGATGAGTAAATGAATAATATACAATGGATTAGCCTCATATTAATTAACTTGAGACAGTCTTTGAGGAGACTGGTAGTGGTAAGAAACGAAACTGACAGAACATGTTATGCTAAAATGATGTATTATCATTGACGCGTTGGATGTTATACCTTTTGAAGCCTCTGCTTTTTGTCTTCTTCGAGAGCAATAACAGTCTCGGCAAGCTTAGACAAAGTTTCATTGCTAATGCTTTTTGACTGCACACCATTGGAGTCATTCAAGCTTGGATGAACTTCAGTCACGGTGCTGTAGAAGTCCATACCAAGCACAGAGCAAAGATCATGCACCGTACTCACAAATTCCAGGACATTGTGTAATCTTTCACTCTGTCAAAGAAAGTAAATTTCAAGGGTGAAATTTTCAtgaatgagaaaatgaaattcaAATGAATCACAGCTGGAATGGCATTATACCTTTTCTTTCTGAAGTTCTTGAAGTTGAGCATGATATTCCTCCAACTTCTTCAACGAAAGATCAGATTCATCGACAACAGGAGGCTGCTCATTCAAATTAACCTTTCCAGCAATTTCTCCACAGATTTTCTGAATTTGAGCCTGTACATCAGAAAATTCTCTCAGTCTCTCTTCCTTCTGTTTGCACAACTTTTCCAACGTGGGTGCTACAGCTGCAAGCTGTTCCTTAATCGTTCCAGAAGTCTTCTCAGGCTGCAAATAAAAGCAATATATATATGGCTGCTTAGAATATTGAGTCAAAAATCTAAGTGAAATTTACTCGACTCTGTCATCTTTAGGTACCACTCTCTCCACCACATTTATATTGTACTTTTTTAACTTGATGAATCAGGCGCGAGAAAGTTTAAATTTTATCTCTACTTGTTCAGTGAAGATGATGGTCAAAGTTGACATCGATTGACTAATTGACCAACAAAGTTAAATGGGATTGATATAAGTCGAATGGAGGTGGTAGTAAGTTACAGTATGGGCAGACAAACCTTCCCAAGAACAGTTTTCTCCCCGAGAGCAGAAAGAACAGCATATAGTTCAACATTGGCATCGGCCAAGGTCTGGAGAAGTTGAGCTCTGGATTTGACAGCCAGGTCGACCTTTCTTTTGTAGACATCCAAACATTCTTGCTCGATTTGAAGAAGCATCTTGTCTCTATCCTCATCACTTTCACCCACTTCATCCCATATTTGCTACACACAATCCAACAAAAACCAATCAGTGAAAATTCAGGCTTCCAAAACATAATTACCAAAAAAGTTCGGAACCAAATTTACTTAAAAGCTACCTGTAGCTTTTGCAGCAAAGTCCCACAAGTACTTTCCCCTAGAAGAGGATTTTCTACATCGGTAACCGCCATCGGCAATGAAGCCTATTCAAGACCAGAATTAGGACAAACGTTAAAAACTTCACCACTTGCAGGAAACCCACATACAGAAAATCCAATCCCAGTATGGATATCAACTTATCAACAAAGCAAACCATCATAATCAGCAATCAATTATATATAATCAAAGCCTCGCTGTCGGCCGGAGCAATAATCAATTGCAATTATCAATGGTAGGGCATGAAATAAAAAGTTGGACAAACAAAAACACAAGCAATTATACAACAAATACCAAGGTGAAGTGTATGATAGACCCACACAAGCATACAACAAAAACAATTACGCGAAATGGAAGAGATAAGATAAAGTTTTAACTTTTGATATTACAATATAATGGGTAGGTCATTAACTCATTAATGTGCTAAATTAGGTGTAGCTCATCAAGTCCTTAAAGGCCCCAATTTTAGATTTGTAGGCATCATTCACTAATCACTAGAATAAACATCAACATCATACATCCTGCACTCTACTTAAAGATAAAAATAATTATACCTACCATAATACTgtatataataaaaaaaattacgaaACCCGTAATCAACTTTCAAAGACTAATCCTGCTAGCTATAGCACTAATCATTAATCAACTTTCAAAGACTAATCCTACTAGCATTACATATGGTACAGATCAAGATCTTTAGTTAATCCACCAAAAATAATCACAAAAAAAGGGTACCTAAACTATTTGTACGTGTTTTCATTTCATTAATCAGCTAAAATCCCGTTAAACCCCAAATTGTCCCGAAAAAACCGCCACAAACAAACACTAATTACTCAATCAACTAAAAAAACAACAATAACCCACAAAAATTAAGCTTAAACCCAATTTAaataaacacaaaatctcattaaacCCCAAATCAACCAATAATAGAAACTCCTTAAACAAACACTAATCATTCAATCAACTGAAAAAACAAGAACCCCCCACAAAAATTAAGCAAAAACCCACCTCAACAAAACAAATAAACTACACTAATCTTACAAAAAAAACAAAGATTAAACCACCAAAAAATCTCAAAATCTCATTAAACCCCaaatcaagcaataaaagaaacactTCAAACAaacactaatcacacaatcaattgAAAATTTAAGGACATCCCACAAAAATTAAGCAAAACCCCACTTCAATAAAACACAAAAACCACACTAATCTCACAAAAACAAAGATCAAACCACAAAAAAATTACCTCAAACAAACACTAAttactcaatcaattcaaaaaaaCAAGAACCACCCACAAAAATTAAGCAAAAACCCACTTCATAAAAACATATAAATCACACTAATCTTGCAAAAACAAAGATCAAACCAGCAAAAACATACCATAAAGAAAACACTAATCACTCAATCATCACTTAATCAACTGAAAAAACAAGAACAACCCACCAAATTTAAGCAAAAACCCACTTCAATAAAGCACATAAACCACACTAATCTTACAAAAACtaccaaaaaatacaaaactttATCCAAAAAAAACAACAATGTAGCAAGTAAAAATGAGAAGAAGATTATACCCAGATGATACTATGATGAAAGATTAAAACTTTTTCACACTCAGATCTGAAATAATATTATTTGAtggtttagagagagagagagagtgaagaAAACTAGAAGAGTCAATAGAGAGTGGAGTGAAGTGAGAAAGAGAGTAAGAGAAGAGAGAGAAAatagagagagaagaagaaatgTGATGAGGGGGCACAGATTTAGTGTGGTGGGTCCTACGTTTATTGTGTAAGAAGTGAACACAT from Silene latifolia isolate original U9 population chromosome 5, ASM4854445v1, whole genome shotgun sequence encodes the following:
- the LOC141656999 gene encoding 65-kDa microtubule-associated protein 1-like, with the protein product MAVTDVENPLLGESTCGTLLQKLQQIWDEVGESDEDRDKMLLQIEQECLDVYKRKVDLAVKSRAQLLQTLADANVELYAVLSALGEKTVLGKPEKTSGTIKEQLAAVAPTLEKLCKQKEERLREFSDVQAQIQKICGEIAGKVNLNEQPPVVDESDLSLKKLEEYHAQLQELQKEKSERLHNVLEFVSTVHDLCSVLGMDFYSTVTEVHPSLNDSNGVQSKSISNETLSKLAETVIALEEDKKQRLQKLQELAGQLIDLWNLMDAPEDERQLFDHVTCNISASVDEVTVPGALALDLIEQAEVEVERLDHLKFSKMKEIAFKKQGELEEIYAHAHIEIDTEAEREKILEIIDSGNVEPSDLIADMDSRILKAKEEALSRKNILDRVEKWMSACEEESWLEDYMRDDNRYNASRGAHLNLKRAEKARIMVNKIPAMVETLVAKTRAWEEERGVTFTYDGVPLLAMLDEYAMLRNEREEEKHRMRDHKKYQDQMGGGDQESVFGSRPSPARPGSAAKKVGPRSNGGTNGTPPSRRLSLNTQNGSRSMKEGRKSEPRPSAPVNYVSISKDDDVSHISTSDTTNPASP